One part of the Coleofasciculus chthonoplastes PCC 7420 genome encodes these proteins:
- a CDS encoding DUF928 domain-containing protein produces MKKPLISLKTFSITLSLGLVMSASTKAIAGFKPTSLNQENRALSETLVAGYKGLQFKRWRSQEIRRLSRGMARCVGKAQVDLIPLLPQLPTPNEIPVELTVEANPTFLIYVSESNFPVKEAQFTLLNGKGDKVIYEKAISLQDKVPGFVRISLPETTQIDSEQDLLEVEQTYNWYFTISYDPSDRSLDPTIQGVVKRVAKEESLVQELAKTPEINHPKVYADYGIWTETVSSLAQLRERYPDNPQLEADWIDLLESVGLDNLGFNALDKF; encoded by the coding sequence ATGAAAAAGCCATTGATTAGTCTGAAAACATTTTCGATAACGTTGTCCCTGGGATTGGTGATGAGTGCCAGCACTAAGGCGATCGCTGGTTTTAAACCAACTTCACTTAATCAGGAAAATCGGGCGCTTTCAGAAACCTTAGTCGCAGGTTATAAGGGTCTACAATTCAAACGGTGGAGAAGCCAGGAAATTCGACGCCTTTCAAGAGGAATGGCAAGGTGTGTTGGTAAAGCTCAAGTTGATTTAATACCCTTATTACCCCAGTTACCAACACCTAATGAAATTCCAGTTGAGTTGACGGTAGAGGCAAATCCAACATTTTTAATTTATGTGAGTGAGAGTAACTTTCCCGTAAAGGAAGCTCAGTTTACACTGCTTAATGGAAAAGGTGATAAAGTAATTTATGAAAAAGCTATCTCCCTGCAAGACAAAGTGCCGGGATTTGTTCGTATTAGTCTACCCGAAACCACTCAAATTGATTCAGAGCAGGATTTGTTAGAGGTTGAGCAAACCTACAATTGGTATTTCACAATATCCTATGATCCGAGTGATCGGAGTTTAGATCCTACTATACAAGGAGTGGTGAAGCGAGTTGCCAAAGAAGAGTCTCTGGTGCAAGAATTAGCCAAGACGCCAGAAATTAATCACCCGAAAGTCTATGCAGATTATGGAATTTGGACAGAAACAGTGAGTTCGCTGGCGCAGTTACGGGAGCGTTATCCAGATAATCCTCAACTTGAAGCGGATTGGATAGATCTGTTGGAATCTGTGGGTTTGGATAATCTGGGTTTCAATGCTTTGGATAAGTTTTGA
- a CDS encoding HNH endonuclease, whose amino-acid sequence MVKRKSIPESTKLKLWVKSAGRCEFKGCNKPVWYNGLTLSEGNFAEVAHIIGSSKDGPRGTEQSEELQVDFHNLMLLCQQCHKEIDNHPERYPIELLRTWKQEHEDRIEIQTSYPEDIHKSTVLLFSVNIGSRTVPISGEAFRNAMFPKFPTDQKGIKIEEKEFDRLGTPEQWQAFAKTRIERKIQRYLDEGIDDIKIKHLSIFAIAPMPLLIYLGKCVGDTVPADIYQSHRTIENTSRTWSWQEEANIELSYSVSCEEYNKGDIVFIKLEISDTIKLDKYDQLISKICSIYRITVPEPSPHFLKTKRQLEIFSYEYRKLLNEIQAKHGKNCKISILPAVPVSIAVECGRVILPTKDPKIYVCEYYKEKGEFKTVLQVN is encoded by the coding sequence ATGGTAAAAAGAAAAAGCATACCCGAATCAACAAAATTAAAACTCTGGGTAAAATCCGCAGGGCGTTGCGAATTTAAAGGATGCAATAAACCTGTTTGGTATAACGGTTTAACTTTAAGTGAAGGCAATTTTGCAGAAGTTGCACATATTATTGGCTCAAGTAAAGATGGTCCACGAGGAACAGAGCAATCAGAAGAATTGCAAGTAGACTTTCATAATCTGATGCTTTTGTGCCAGCAATGCCATAAAGAAATAGATAATCATCCAGAGAGGTATCCAATTGAGTTATTGCGTACTTGGAAGCAAGAACACGAAGATAGGATAGAGATACAAACGAGTTATCCAGAGGACATACATAAATCTACAGTATTACTTTTCTCTGTAAATATTGGCTCTCGGACTGTTCCCATAAGTGGGGAAGCTTTCAGGAATGCAATGTTTCCGAAGTTTCCGACAGACCAGAAAGGAATAAAGATAGAGGAAAAGGAATTTGATAGACTAGGAACACCTGAACAATGGCAAGCGTTCGCTAAAACTAGAATTGAACGTAAAATTCAAAGGTACTTGGATGAAGGTATTGATGATATAAAAATTAAGCATCTTTCCATCTTTGCGATAGCACCTATGCCTTTACTAATCTATTTAGGTAAATGTGTAGGTGATACTGTGCCAGCAGATATTTATCAATCTCATAGGACTATTGAGAATACAAGTCGAACTTGGTCTTGGCAAGAAGAAGCAAATATTGAGCTATCTTATTCTGTTTCTTGCGAAGAATATAATAAGGGTGATATCGTCTTTATAAAATTAGAAATTAGCGATACTATTAAACTTGATAAATATGATCAATTAATTTCAAAAATATGTAGTATTTATCGGATAACTGTCCCTGAACCTTCACCACATTTTTTGAAAACAAAAAGACAACTTGAAATTTTTAGTTATGAGTATCGTAAATTGCTCAATGAAATTCAAGCAAAACATGGAAAGAACTGTAAAATCAGCATTTTGCCAGCAGTTCCTGTATCTATAGCGGTAGAATGTGGCAGAGTCATTTTACCTACAAAAGATCCAAAAATATATGTTTGTGAATATTACAAGGAAAAAGGGGAGTTTAAAACTGTACTACAAGTAAACTAA
- the recD2 gene encoding SF1B family DNA helicase RecD2, whose product MSTSPYPSIKATPHYETLTGVVERLTYHSAESGYTVARLQRPKAKELTTIVGSFANIQPGQTLHLTGFWRDHPQYGTQFQVTQYKETKPATLTGIEKYLGSGLIKGVGPVTASRIVAHFGLDTLEVIENQIERLVEVKGIAKKRIRMIQQAWETQKAIKEVMVFLQGHGVSTTYAVKIYKQYGERAIATVTENPYQLATDIYGIGFISADKIARNLGVPADSEFRYSAGLVHSLTEAAEDGHCYLPQPELIKRTYSLLITDSHTPDEDAIARIITHTSEQQDLVIETHPDTPPLCYKPTFYYTEQNLGQRLAQHLRHQNPVDLPRVRNWISRFTASRSIQLSPQQQQAVEIAASAPLMILTGGPGCGKTFTTHTIVSLWKAMGKSLGLAAPTGRAAQRLTEMTGLEAKTIHRLLSFDPKTMSFHYDADNPLPYQAIVVDEASMLDLFLAYSLLKAVPQEAQLLLVGDIDQLPSVGPGNVLSDLIHSGQIPVVRLTQVFRQAQQSAIVTAAHHINQGQYPRIESISDTPHSDCLWHGGGFEPDHGVQVVCELISDLIPNLGFNPASDVQVLCPMTRGVVGTRNFNQVLQQLINPPSPDKVEISRGGITLRVGDRVIQQTNDYQRDVFNGDLGVIAAIDTTEQEVKVQYQGRIVTYDYADLNEITLAWAVTIHKSQGSEYPVVILPLYTQHYLMLSRNLLYTGLTRAQKLAIVIGSNKAIAISVNQTLQQQRYTQLRQRIVNSQ is encoded by the coding sequence TTGTCCACCTCACCCTATCCATCGATAAAAGCAACTCCCCACTATGAAACCCTAACAGGCGTAGTGGAACGATTGACCTATCATTCTGCTGAATCCGGCTATACTGTCGCCCGTCTACAACGTCCCAAAGCCAAAGAACTAACCACCATTGTTGGCAGTTTCGCCAACATCCAACCCGGACAAACCTTGCACCTCACCGGATTTTGGCGGGATCATCCTCAGTATGGTACTCAGTTTCAAGTCACTCAGTACAAGGAAACCAAACCCGCCACCCTGACGGGAATTGAAAAATATCTGGGAAGTGGACTCATCAAAGGCGTTGGACCCGTTACCGCATCTCGAATTGTCGCCCATTTTGGACTCGATACCCTGGAGGTTATCGAAAACCAGATTGAACGACTCGTCGAGGTAAAAGGGATAGCCAAAAAGCGCATCCGCATGATTCAACAGGCGTGGGAAACCCAGAAAGCCATCAAAGAGGTGATGGTATTCTTACAAGGACATGGAGTGTCCACCACCTACGCGGTGAAGATTTATAAGCAATATGGGGAACGTGCGATCGCAACCGTCACCGAAAACCCTTATCAACTCGCCACCGACATCTATGGAATAGGTTTCATCAGCGCCGATAAAATCGCCCGAAACTTAGGCGTTCCCGCCGATTCCGAATTTCGCTACAGCGCCGGATTGGTTCATAGTTTAACAGAAGCCGCTGAAGATGGACATTGTTATTTACCCCAACCGGAACTGATTAAACGCACCTATTCCCTACTGATAACCGACTCTCATACCCCAGACGAAGATGCGATCGCCCGAATCATTACTCACACAAGTGAACAACAAGACCTAGTTATCGAGACTCACCCCGATACACCACCCCTGTGTTATAAACCCACATTTTACTACACCGAACAGAATCTAGGACAACGACTGGCACAGCATCTACGCCATCAAAACCCCGTGGATTTACCCCGTGTCCGCAACTGGATCTCTCGCTTTACCGCCAGCCGTTCGATTCAACTCTCCCCCCAACAACAGCAAGCCGTGGAAATCGCCGCTTCTGCGCCATTAATGATTCTCACTGGAGGACCCGGTTGTGGCAAAACCTTCACCACCCATACCATTGTCTCCCTGTGGAAAGCCATGGGTAAATCCCTGGGATTAGCTGCACCCACGGGACGCGCGGCGCAACGGTTGACGGAAATGACGGGGTTAGAAGCTAAAACGATTCATCGGCTGCTATCCTTTGACCCCAAGACGATGAGTTTCCACTATGACGCCGATAATCCTTTACCTTATCAGGCAATCGTAGTCGATGAGGCGAGTATGCTGGATTTATTCTTGGCGTATTCCCTGCTGAAAGCTGTTCCCCAGGAGGCGCAATTATTATTAGTGGGAGACATTGACCAACTTCCGTCAGTGGGTCCAGGAAACGTCCTCTCCGATTTAATTCATTCCGGTCAAATCCCGGTGGTACGATTAACCCAAGTCTTTCGCCAAGCCCAACAGAGTGCGATTGTTACGGCGGCTCACCACATTAACCAAGGGCAGTATCCTAGGATAGAGTCAATCTCAGATACTCCCCATTCTGATTGTCTTTGGCATGGGGGCGGATTTGAACCGGACCATGGGGTGCAAGTGGTTTGTGAGTTGATTTCTGATTTAATCCCCAATCTGGGGTTTAATCCCGCCTCGGATGTGCAGGTACTTTGTCCAATGACACGGGGGGTGGTGGGAACTCGGAATTTTAATCAGGTACTGCAACAGTTAATTAATCCCCCCAGTCCCGATAAAGTAGAAATCAGTCGCGGTGGGATAACCTTAAGAGTAGGCGATCGCGTGATTCAACAGACCAATGATTATCAACGGGATGTATTTAATGGGGATTTGGGCGTCATCGCGGCGATTGATACCACGGAACAGGAAGTGAAGGTACAGTATCAAGGGCGAATCGTTACTTATGACTACGCCGACCTGAATGAGATTACCTTAGCCTGGGCGGTCACGATTCACAAAAGCCAGGGTTCAGAATATCCCGTGGTGATTCTCCCCTTGTATACCCAACATTACCTGATGCTATCACGCAACCTCCTCTACACCGGACTCACTCGCGCCCAGAAACTCGCCATTGTCATCGGATCAAACAAAGCGATCGCTATTTCTGTGAATCAAACCCTACAACAGCAGCGTTATACTCAATTGCGACAGAGGATAGTGAATAGTCAGTAG
- a CDS encoding FAD-dependent oxidoreductase, which yields MQMSDDCQRDVLIVGGGPAGLATALMLAKRAWTNITVLEKRAAADYYEPDKAFNYLIDGRGQKLTDFLGLTEELANISVPSTDFYLTRIKPNGSRKTLKLPIVNPNRKPAYWLPRRAFVLLLYQEIKRNWQGCINVLFNTECIQINQADSPNTNQKTIDVVVRTDTNNLIHFQPYFLVGCDGLYSTVRQTLQQWDSPESDRFEMKCFPSPSASLRYKVLTLPPQFPLDSDGKEHAACDMAYVIRGRFRDRQRSVSLGLLPIKNPDEPRSANIITRPNHKIWDLKTSETLYNFLEQAFPQLPIRQIVSPEEAQRFALSEGGAFPTPQYCAGLYFELNNQDRQNQSAAFIVLLGDAVHCFPPDIGQGVNSALEDVYILNEILAKYENNLCQALPEYESQRSPDVKAVVQLVRFAFPWQYNQAPLRRFFWSLNFFGRLILSRIFSPLISQPAFLMIQDHQRSYQDILLKANRTTKILSGLGLVLVAGWLVIVFRAGITGLVFW from the coding sequence ATGCAAATGAGCGACGATTGTCAGCGAGATGTATTAATTGTTGGTGGAGGTCCCGCCGGACTTGCCACCGCCTTAATGCTTGCCAAACGCGCATGGACGAATATTACAGTCCTAGAAAAACGGGCGGCGGCTGATTACTATGAACCCGATAAAGCCTTCAATTATCTCATTGATGGTCGGGGGCAAAAATTGACCGATTTTCTGGGACTCACCGAGGAACTGGCAAATATCAGCGTTCCCAGTACAGACTTTTACTTAACGCGGATTAAACCGAATGGTAGCCGTAAAACTTTAAAATTGCCGATTGTAAATCCCAATCGAAAACCCGCTTACTGGCTACCCCGTCGGGCGTTCGTATTGTTACTCTACCAGGAAATTAAGCGCAATTGGCAAGGGTGTATTAACGTCTTGTTTAATACGGAATGTATTCAAATTAATCAGGCTGATTCCCCTAACACAAACCAGAAAACGATAGATGTTGTTGTTCGCACAGACACCAATAACCTTATCCATTTTCAGCCTTACTTCCTAGTGGGGTGTGATGGACTTTACTCTACAGTTCGCCAAACTTTGCAACAGTGGGATAGTCCGGAATCAGACCGATTTGAAATGAAATGTTTCCCCTCGCCAAGTGCTTCCTTGAGGTATAAAGTCTTAACGCTACCGCCCCAGTTTCCTCTGGACTCGGATGGGAAGGAACACGCCGCCTGCGATATGGCGTATGTGATTCGGGGTAGATTTCGCGATCGCCAACGTTCTGTCTCGTTAGGTCTATTGCCGATTAAAAATCCGGATGAACCTCGTAGTGCCAATATTATCACACGACCCAACCATAAAATATGGGACTTGAAAACCAGTGAAACATTATACAACTTTTTAGAGCAAGCCTTTCCTCAACTACCCATACGGCAAATTGTCTCTCCGGAAGAAGCCCAGCGATTTGCTTTAAGTGAAGGGGGTGCTTTTCCCACGCCTCAATATTGTGCGGGATTATATTTTGAGTTAAATAATCAAGACAGACAAAATCAGTCGGCTGCTTTTATCGTACTCTTAGGCGATGCCGTTCATTGCTTTCCACCTGACATTGGACAAGGGGTAAATTCAGCCTTAGAGGATGTGTATATTCTGAATGAAATACTGGCTAAATATGAGAATAATCTCTGCCAAGCCTTACCTGAATATGAATCACAACGAAGTCCGGATGTCAAGGCTGTGGTTCAGCTTGTCCGATTTGCCTTTCCCTGGCAGTATAATCAAGCACCCCTGCGTCGGTTTTTCTGGAGTTTAAACTTCTTTGGGCGACTGATACTCAGTCGGATTTTCTCTCCTCTGATTAGTCAACCCGCTTTTCTGATGATTCAGGATCATCAACGTTCATATCAAGACATATTACTCAAAGCCAACCGAACCACAAAAATTTTGTCGGGATTGGGATTAGTCTTAGTGGCTGGATGGTTAGTGATTGTATTTAGGGCTGGAATTACTGGACTGGTGTTCTGGTGA
- a CDS encoding nucleotidyltransferase domain-containing protein — translation MEKIQSQFIKFHDAIRIDFDGSQPLRDKRDLVVGDLRDGLKRVFYSSYTPSFSYFNQGSYNLATGVQPILYEDYDIDVGIVFNFSKNSYRPVQVKEWVYHALNTVAARTVEIKRPCVRVQYHKNAAKWFHVDLAIYSTDNYWGNELNHIAKGFIGSSEDKKIWELSEPFKLKELLKSKITDSSDREQFRRIVRYLKRWKSYNFSSTVTGRPTGIALTACCYNLFTPQKYYVYSSYNYQYNDLKALHNVVTGMIGMFTWNNQISVKLPVQPYNDLFEKMTNNQMLSLKEKLLVLRDTLSSAWFSAVNELDPLSACVKLRKVFGHDFPIL, via the coding sequence ATGGAAAAGATTCAGTCGCAGTTTATCAAATTTCATGATGCTATCAGAATTGATTTTGATGGCAGTCAACCATTGCGTGACAAAAGAGATTTAGTTGTTGGTGATTTAAGAGACGGATTGAAAAGAGTATTTTATTCATCATATACACCTAGTTTTTCTTATTTTAATCAGGGAAGTTATAACCTGGCAACAGGCGTACAACCTATTTTATATGAAGATTATGATATTGATGTAGGCATCGTTTTTAATTTTTCAAAAAATAGTTATAGACCGGTTCAGGTTAAAGAGTGGGTTTATCATGCCCTAAATACAGTAGCAGCAAGAACAGTTGAGATAAAAAGACCTTGTGTAAGAGTTCAATATCATAAAAATGCGGCAAAATGGTTTCATGTTGACTTGGCTATTTATTCCACCGATAATTATTGGGGCAATGAATTAAACCATATTGCAAAAGGCTTTATAGGTTCATCTGAAGATAAAAAGATTTGGGAATTATCTGAACCATTTAAGCTTAAAGAACTCCTGAAATCAAAGATTACTGACAGTTCTGACAGGGAGCAGTTTCGTCGGATTGTAAGGTATTTAAAACGATGGAAAAGCTATAACTTTTCTTCAACGGTAACAGGACGACCAACGGGAATAGCTTTAACCGCTTGTTGCTACAATCTTTTCACGCCACAAAAATATTATGTTTACAGTTCCTATAATTATCAATATAATGATTTGAAGGCATTGCACAATGTTGTCACTGGGATGATTGGTATGTTCACTTGGAACAATCAAATAAGCGTAAAACTCCCAGTCCAACCTTATAATGATCTTTTTGAAAAAATGACTAATAATCAAATGTTGTCACTAAAAGAAAAATTGCTCGTTTTGCGAGATACTTTGTCTAGTGCATGGTTTAGTGCAGTAAATGAACTCGATCCCTTGAGTGCATGTGTCAAGCTGCGAAAAGTGTTTGGTCATGACTTTCCAATCTTGTAA
- a CDS encoding endonuclease/exonuclease/phosphatase family protein, producing the protein MSVTVFMKHLTPVELLFTLLLVFLLGGNIPAHASQLKVASFNVESGDAVPSVIARKHIGPLEDIDIWGFSEVQNESWLLDLEQGTEDGENADFKTILGSTGRGDRLAIAYNSNLLEEVKHYELDDINIGGRVRAPLVAQFRFKPTGEEFLFVVNHLYRSSESSRHEQAQLLNEWGRSQELPIIAAGDYNFDWDVVSGVHDEGWDFLTADDVFTWVKPDKLVATLCSDRYDSVLDFVFVAGEAKNWSASSVILYSEPSDAYCPDDKTTSDHRPILATFQLEELVEPTPPSREQRLLQQIELLEQELEKLKTLVEDSQ; encoded by the coding sequence ATGAGTGTTACCGTTTTCATGAAACACCTAACGCCTGTCGAATTACTTTTCACCCTCTTGTTAGTTTTTCTGTTAGGAGGAAACATCCCTGCCCATGCTAGTCAACTCAAGGTAGCGTCATTTAATGTTGAATCAGGGGATGCTGTCCCCTCAGTCATTGCCCGTAAGCACATTGGTCCTTTAGAGGACATTGACATCTGGGGATTCTCTGAGGTTCAAAATGAAAGTTGGCTACTGGACTTAGAACAAGGAACTGAAGATGGGGAAAATGCTGATTTTAAAACGATTCTAGGCAGTACGGGTAGAGGCGATCGCTTAGCTATTGCCTACAACAGCAATCTATTGGAAGAGGTCAAGCATTATGAACTTGATGATATCAATATAGGAGGTCGAGTCAGAGCGCCCCTGGTCGCTCAATTTCGGTTTAAGCCCACAGGAGAAGAATTTCTGTTTGTGGTCAATCATCTGTACCGGAGTTCAGAAAGTTCTCGTCATGAACAAGCACAACTTCTCAATGAGTGGGGACGTTCTCAAGAGCTACCAATTATTGCCGCTGGGGACTACAATTTCGATTGGGATGTGGTATCAGGAGTCCACGATGAAGGCTGGGATTTTCTGACAGCCGATGATGTGTTTACCTGGGTTAAGCCGGATAAATTAGTCGCGACCTTATGCTCTGATCGATATGATAGTGTTTTAGATTTTGTGTTTGTGGCAGGTGAAGCGAAAAACTGGTCCGCATCGTCTGTTATCCTCTATAGTGAGCCATCAGATGCCTATTGCCCAGACGATAAAACCACCAGTGACCATCGCCCCATATTGGCAACGTTCCAACTAGAAGAATTAGTCGAACCCACTCCCCCCAGTCGGGAACAGCGATTGTTGCAACAAATTGAACTTCTGGAACAGGAACTTGAGAAACTCAAGACATTAGTAGAAGACAGCCAATAA
- a CDS encoding thermonuclease family protein, producing the protein MSRRPDYVHNSPRTALSRKTGKVAISELWQVVDGSVYDGDTLWVKRGWEEMKLRLCGIDAPEKNQPLGVEARDCSRVLPLHGNRLFL; encoded by the coding sequence TTGAGTCGTCGTCCCGATTATGTGCATAATTCCCCTAGAACTGCTTTATCCCGAAAGACGGGTAAGGTTGCTATTTCGGAACTATGGCAGGTGGTGGATGGGAGTGTGTATGACGGGGATACGCTGTGGGTGAAACGAGGGTGGGAGGAGATGAAGCTGCGGTTGTGTGGAATTGATGCACCGGAGAAGAATCAGCCGTTGGGAGTTGAGGCGCGGGATTGCTCCCGCGTTTTACCGTTACACGGGAATAGATTATTCCTTTAG
- a CDS encoding alpha/beta fold hydrolase: MKADFLPPSVVDIQDKDAIALIQQLQRRVIQVPFERGTTPIATAYVHHSPAQSASQPNAAPILLLPGFDSSLLEFRGLLPLLTTQHETWTVDLFGSGFTEYVPTLPVNPQTIRQHLFSVVETWIGQPVILVGASLGGAVAIDFALNYPNWVRSLVLIDSVGFSGSFPVGQFLPHPLIELGANWLHFRKQAALTAALALPMIDPMLLDALRCSLLHQEMPGWKGAIASFTQSGGYANLRSRIAQVNHPTLILWGEADDVLGTDDATKFEQSISGSQLIWILKASHVPHYDQPQSVAAHLLTFARRGGH; this comes from the coding sequence TTGAAAGCTGATTTTCTACCGCCCTCAGTTGTTGACATTCAAGACAAAGATGCGATCGCTCTTATTCAACAGCTTCAGCGTCGGGTGATTCAAGTTCCCTTTGAGCGAGGCACAACCCCAATCGCAACTGCCTACGTTCATCATTCTCCCGCTCAATCAGCTTCCCAACCTAACGCTGCTCCGATTCTGTTGTTACCCGGATTTGATAGTTCCCTGCTGGAGTTCCGGGGTTTGCTCCCCTTATTAACAACCCAGCACGAGACTTGGACAGTGGATCTGTTTGGTTCTGGATTTACAGAGTATGTTCCCACCCTTCCAGTCAATCCTCAAACCATCCGGCAACACCTTTTTAGCGTTGTAGAAACCTGGATTGGGCAACCTGTAATCCTGGTTGGGGCATCGTTAGGAGGTGCAGTGGCGATCGACTTTGCCTTAAATTATCCTAACTGGGTGCGCTCGCTGGTTCTAATTGACTCTGTTGGCTTCTCTGGCAGTTTTCCAGTTGGACAGTTTCTGCCGCATCCCCTGATTGAATTAGGGGCGAATTGGCTGCACTTCCGCAAACAGGCTGCCCTCACTGCCGCTTTAGCGTTGCCAATGATTGACCCAATGCTACTCGATGCGCTGCGCTGTTCTTTGCTACATCAGGAGATGCCAGGATGGAAAGGGGCGATCGCGTCCTTCACCCAAAGTGGAGGTTACGCTAATTTGCGATCTCGCATCGCTCAGGTAAACCATCCTACCCTGATTTTGTGGGGAGAAGCTGATGATGTATTGGGGACGGACGATGCAACCAAGTTTGAACAGTCAATTTCAGGCAGTCAACTGATTTGGATTCTCAAAGCTAGTCATGTACCTCACTACGATCAACCTCAATCTGTTGCCGCGCATCTGCTGACATTTGCCCGACGAGGAGGACATTGA
- a CDS encoding class I SAM-dependent methyltransferase: MDEQYGFNVELKDFITLDYEANAFDTIFSIGSIEHVRENELLPLCQNLSKALKPRLSKPTDSNRSIQSASS, translated from the coding sequence ATTGATGAACAGTATGGCTTCAACGTCGAGTTAAAAGACTTTATTACCCTGGACTATGAAGCCAATGCCTTTGATACAATTTTTTCCATAGGTAGCATTGAACACGTCCGCGAAAACGAACTTCTTCCCCTTTGTCAAAACTTATCCAAAGCATTGAAACCCAGATTATCCAAACCCACAGATTCCAACAGATCTATCCAATCCGCTTCAAGTTGA
- a CDS encoding HEPN domain-containing protein, with amino-acid sequence MIKPRDLKKITQKLLDLTKQVHLQEPQNKSSHPIRFFAGKHPFSPLGNSFGTEWWLTQRGRDCYEDIANMARSCDPQLRGGDRESFGKIIDKSLQENANNNKIFNVDKIVFRQANNLLEARAVDNIDEFVSRLWSEIHANLVKSMTDWLVLYPLHRVKSHSFILGFDGMSLLSSSDADRWQELSSHYSDAKYWNPALGTWAEGMDRDSFKDFQLVPTWLVCEVSGTALGSKKLAARQMRTFLAVLFSYLENRIPLLLYKSGADKAFYSIQFPKDATQVGCGSVCDSIGNLLPPLLEAIDVQPETLSEVQDWYVQRASSPDPVKKRATTASHFIHYGIIHDDLERFLHFFFALDALFGERHKVEQTIIDGIKQTFPINTTWEKRVEKLFDLRSDLVHGGASEISDWKELEGYRRLFKSEPLKDVKTAAMAALRTYMKP; translated from the coding sequence ATGATCAAACCCAGAGACCTCAAAAAGATTACCCAAAAACTTTTGGATTTAACCAAGCAGGTTCATCTCCAAGAGCCACAAAATAAATCGTCGCATCCGATAAGATTTTTTGCTGGTAAGCACCCATTTTCACCTTTAGGAAACTCATTTGGTACAGAGTGGTGGCTGACTCAGCGTGGGCGTGATTGTTACGAAGATATCGCTAATATGGCTAGATCTTGTGACCCTCAGCTTCGAGGTGGCGACAGAGAATCATTTGGCAAAATCATAGATAAGTCTCTACAAGAAAACGCTAATAATAATAAAATTTTTAATGTTGATAAAATAGTTTTTAGGCAAGCTAATAATTTATTAGAGGCTAGAGCCGTTGACAATATAGATGAATTTGTGTCACGCTTATGGAGTGAAATCCATGCAAATTTAGTTAAATCAATGACTGATTGGCTTGTTCTCTACCCTCTCCATCGAGTCAAATCTCATTCATTTATCCTAGGGTTTGATGGGATGTCACTATTGTCATCTAGCGATGCAGACAGATGGCAAGAATTGTCTAGTCATTATTCGGATGCGAAGTACTGGAACCCCGCCCTTGGAACTTGGGCAGAGGGCATGGACAGAGATTCCTTTAAAGACTTTCAGCTTGTACCAACTTGGCTAGTCTGCGAAGTTTCTGGAACAGCATTAGGTTCAAAGAAACTCGCAGCACGTCAGATGCGTACATTTCTTGCAGTGCTTTTCTCATATTTAGAGAATAGGATTCCGCTTCTTCTTTACAAGAGCGGAGCTGATAAAGCTTTCTACTCAATCCAGTTTCCGAAGGATGCAACTCAGGTGGGTTGCGGGTCTGTATGTGACAGTATAGGCAATTTACTACCACCTTTACTTGAGGCTATTGACGTACAACCAGAAACACTTTCTGAAGTGCAAGACTGGTATGTACAAAGAGCTTCTAGTCCAGATCCAGTAAAAAAAAGAGCTACGACGGCATCGCATTTTATTCACTATGGAATTATTCATGATGACCTTGAACGTTTCTTGCACTTCTTTTTCGCGTTGGATGCGCTATTTGGTGAACGTCATAAAGTGGAGCAAACTATCATAGATGGTATTAAGCAGACATTCCCTATAAACACAACTTGGGAAAAGCGTGTCGAAAAACTCTTTGACCTTCGTTCCGATCTTGTGCATGGAGGTGCTAGCGAAATCAGTGATTGGAAGGAACTAGAAGGCTATCGACGACTTTTTAAATCTGAGCCTTTAAAAGATGTAAAAACTGCTGCTATGGCAGCACTCCGAACCTACATGAAACCATAG